One part of the Mailhella massiliensis genome encodes these proteins:
- a CDS encoding SLC13 family permease — MSPEPRFISLWFITRKAVTGRPWLFTYTFLGSIMLLGGLTSASPAAVIGWSILYGVCDVCGYKKGDGYPTMMVFGIVYAAQVGMSLIPFKQTALTVMGAYETMAGTHIDYAKYMLIALVACALCSLLFLLIGKYIFRPDVSKLANLDAGKLDTEQSLSLSSVQKLVLGFLFALVALLLIPAFLPKDLAVVRFLKSIGNTGICMFLVGLMCFIRVDGKPLLRFKAMVDDGVAWGIIFILALVQPLSGVMAKPESGITSFLMTMLEPLFGSGSPLFFAVCMGLLATILTQFINNGAVGVALMPVIFSYCSNMNVGPELPVIMVVMGVHLAFLTPAASSSAALLHGNEWASSRSIWKSSPIVILLSWILISAVTAILGSVLF, encoded by the coding sequence ATGAGTCCTGAACCTAGGTTCATCTCGCTGTGGTTCATCACCCGCAAGGCTGTGACCGGAAGACCATGGCTGTTCACCTATACTTTTCTCGGCTCCATCATGCTGCTCGGCGGCCTGACCAGCGCCTCCCCTGCGGCGGTCATCGGCTGGAGCATCCTGTACGGCGTCTGCGACGTATGCGGTTATAAGAAAGGCGACGGCTACCCCACCATGATGGTGTTCGGCATCGTCTACGCCGCACAGGTGGGCATGTCTCTCATTCCCTTCAAGCAAACAGCTCTTACCGTGATGGGTGCTTACGAAACCATGGCGGGAACGCATATCGACTACGCCAAGTACATGCTTATCGCCCTGGTCGCCTGCGCCCTGTGCTCCCTGCTGTTTCTGCTCATCGGCAAGTACATCTTCCGTCCCGACGTGAGTAAGCTGGCCAACCTCGACGCCGGAAAGCTCGACACGGAACAGAGCCTGAGTCTCTCTTCCGTACAGAAACTGGTGCTCGGATTTCTCTTCGCCCTGGTGGCCCTGCTGCTCATCCCCGCCTTCCTGCCCAAGGATCTGGCCGTTGTCCGCTTCCTCAAGAGCATAGGCAACACCGGCATCTGCATGTTCCTCGTGGGCCTCATGTGCTTCATCAGGGTTGACGGCAAACCTCTGCTCCGCTTCAAGGCCATGGTGGACGACGGTGTGGCCTGGGGCATCATCTTCATTCTCGCTCTGGTTCAGCCCCTCTCCGGCGTCATGGCCAAGCCTGAAAGCGGCATCACCTCCTTCCTCATGACCATGCTCGAACCTCTGTTCGGTTCCGGCTCCCCGCTGTTCTTTGCCGTGTGCATGGGCCTTCTGGCTACCATTCTCACTCAGTTCATCAATAACGGCGCCGTGGGCGTGGCCCTTATGCCCGTCATCTTCAGCTATTGTTCCAATATGAATGTCGGGCCGGAGCTGCCTGTCATCATGGTGGTCATGGGCGTGCATCTGGCCTTCCTCACTCCTGCCGCCAGCTCCAGCGCCGCACTGCTGCACGGCAACGAATGGGCCAGCTCCAGAAGCATCTGGAAATCCTCTCCCATCGTCATCCTGCTCTCCTGGATACTGATAAGCGCCGTCACCGCCATTCTCGGCTCCGTGCTCTTCTGA
- a CDS encoding Crp/Fnr family transcriptional regulator, with product MPSPSASLKKNVSPQADYMPFAVPVVQGKVDASSSVWKEIQREGTRFVCPAGSLIDLSGERLFDMYFLEKGSVRILFDTLDGRHRALMTFEPGGIFNLACALTHQNASGLYHCVEESTVWRIPGAVLRNEQAVTSSPALAAYALRQMGTVALIHSTFLSDMLMDDFSIRFCRYLVSLSVRHGGTEFPLGLTQERCAAMLGVHRATLSRAIQYLKAQGVLESFRRGKVRILDMERLRRMAGA from the coding sequence ATGCCCTCTCCTTCTGCCTCCCTCAAGAAAAACGTCTCTCCCCAGGCTGACTACATGCCCTTCGCCGTGCCCGTGGTACAGGGGAAAGTGGACGCGTCTTCCTCCGTATGGAAGGAAATTCAGCGCGAAGGTACAAGGTTCGTCTGTCCCGCGGGAAGCCTCATCGATCTTTCCGGCGAACGGCTCTTCGACATGTATTTTCTGGAAAAGGGAAGCGTGCGCATTCTCTTCGATACGCTCGACGGCAGGCACCGGGCCCTCATGACCTTCGAACCCGGCGGCATCTTCAACCTTGCCTGCGCCCTGACGCACCAGAATGCCTCCGGTCTGTATCACTGCGTGGAGGAAAGCACCGTCTGGAGGATTCCCGGAGCCGTCCTTCGGAACGAACAGGCCGTCACCTCCAGTCCTGCTCTCGCCGCCTACGCCCTGCGCCAGATGGGCACCGTGGCGCTCATCCACAGCACCTTTCTTTCCGACATGCTCATGGACGACTTCTCCATCCGTTTCTGCCGCTACCTCGTCTCCCTTTCCGTACGGCACGGCGGCACGGAGTTTCCCCTCGGCCTCACGCAGGAACGCTGCGCCGCCATGCTCGGCGTGCACAGGGCCACCCTGAGCAGAGCCATACAGTACCTGAAAGCTCAGGGAGTGCTGGAAAGCTTCCGGCGCGGAAAGGTTCGCATCCTCGACATGGAAAGACTCCGCCGCATGGCGGGAGCCTAG
- a CDS encoding 4Fe-4S dicluster domain-containing protein: protein MPPVINREACLGCGICADVCPLQVFRHNKDTDKVPEVKRPYECWHCNACVLDCPAHAIELRLPLTHMLLYVDADTLKPKDLPVR, encoded by the coding sequence ATGCCCCCGGTCATCAACAGAGAAGCTTGCCTTGGCTGCGGCATCTGCGCCGATGTGTGCCCCCTGCAGGTATTCCGTCACAACAAGGACACGGACAAGGTTCCCGAAGTAAAACGCCCCTACGAATGCTGGCACTGCAACGCCTGCGTGCTGGATTGCCCGGCCCACGCCATAGAACTGCGCCTGCCGCTCACGCACATGCTGCTTTATGTGGACGCCGACACCCTGAAGCCCAAAGACCTGCCCGTACGCTGA
- a CDS encoding FAD-dependent oxidoreductase — protein sequence MIPLKKQYEADVAVIGGGIAGLMAAIAAADKGAQVVLLDKANTKRSGAGATGNDHFLCWIPEKHGDISVVYNEFMDSQNATSNDTPLVMRFLETSPKIVNMWNDWGINMKPTGDYHFEGHAYPGRPRIFLKYDGHNQKKVLTEQAKKRGVKILNHAPVLEMFRDKEGVSGVLALDVSGDEPSFIMVRAKAVVAATGYVSRLFTTDPTPSQMFNTNMCPSGTGDSIAQAWRIGTYLVNMEKTYRHAGPRFLARCGKATWIGVYRYPDGRPVGPFITRPNVETGDMTSDVWSSAFTDLKLSGRGPAYMDCSGASKEDLEHMRWAMKCEGLTALLDYMDKEGIDPGKHAVEFGQYEANLVTNGIEIDINGESNVRGLFAAGDMMGNISGDIGAAAVYGWIAGHHAADYQTRALAAEATEQAEERMAFYSAIYERKVGASWQEANFALQQIMTEYADCGPHRVRSDSMLTAGIKYLGDLRMKIEKELYASDAHELMRAAEVINLLDLGQALMISARERKESRGRHIRSDYTFTNPLLRDKFLRVWKEGDEVKTAWRDRLI from the coding sequence ATGATCCCTCTCAAAAAGCAGTATGAAGCCGACGTCGCCGTCATCGGCGGCGGCATAGCCGGACTTATGGCCGCCATCGCCGCGGCGGACAAGGGCGCCCAGGTGGTTCTTCTGGACAAGGCCAATACCAAGCGCAGCGGCGCAGGCGCCACGGGCAACGACCACTTCCTGTGCTGGATTCCCGAAAAGCACGGCGATATCAGCGTGGTCTACAACGAATTCATGGACAGCCAGAACGCCACGAGCAACGACACGCCTCTCGTCATGCGCTTTCTGGAAACCAGCCCGAAGATCGTGAACATGTGGAACGACTGGGGCATCAACATGAAGCCCACGGGCGACTACCACTTCGAAGGCCATGCCTACCCGGGCCGCCCGCGCATCTTCCTGAAATACGACGGCCACAACCAGAAGAAGGTGCTCACTGAACAGGCGAAAAAGCGCGGCGTGAAGATTCTGAACCACGCTCCCGTGCTTGAAATGTTCCGCGACAAGGAAGGAGTGAGCGGCGTGCTTGCGCTGGATGTTTCCGGTGACGAACCTTCCTTCATCATGGTCCGGGCCAAGGCCGTGGTGGCCGCCACGGGCTATGTGAGCCGCCTTTTCACCACCGATCCCACGCCGAGCCAGATGTTCAACACCAACATGTGCCCTTCCGGCACCGGCGACTCCATCGCTCAGGCCTGGCGCATCGGCACCTACCTTGTGAACATGGAAAAGACCTACCGCCATGCCGGGCCGCGCTTCCTCGCCCGCTGCGGCAAGGCCACCTGGATAGGCGTGTACCGCTACCCCGACGGAAGGCCCGTGGGCCCCTTCATCACCAGGCCCAATGTGGAAACCGGCGACATGACGAGCGATGTGTGGTCCTCGGCCTTCACCGATCTCAAGCTGAGCGGCCGCGGCCCCGCCTACATGGACTGCTCCGGTGCAAGCAAGGAAGACCTGGAACACATGCGCTGGGCCATGAAGTGCGAAGGTCTCACCGCCCTTCTGGACTATATGGACAAGGAAGGCATCGACCCCGGCAAACACGCCGTGGAATTCGGCCAGTATGAAGCCAACCTCGTGACCAACGGCATAGAAATCGACATCAACGGCGAAAGCAACGTACGCGGCCTCTTCGCCGCAGGCGACATGATGGGCAACATCAGCGGCGATATCGGCGCCGCGGCCGTCTACGGCTGGATTGCCGGACATCACGCCGCCGATTACCAGACCCGCGCCCTCGCCGCGGAAGCGACGGAACAGGCTGAAGAACGCATGGCCTTCTACAGCGCCATATACGAACGCAAGGTCGGCGCGTCCTGGCAGGAAGCCAACTTCGCCCTGCAGCAGATCATGACCGAATACGCCGACTGCGGCCCGCACCGCGTTCGTTCCGACTCCATGCTCACCGCCGGCATCAAGTACCTGGGCGATCTGCGCATGAAGATAGAAAAAGAACTGTATGCCTCCGACGCGCACGAACTCATGCGGGCCGCCGAAGTCATCAACCTGCTCGATCTCGGCCAGGCGCTCATGATCTCGGCCCGGGAGCGCAAGGAAAGCCGCGGACGCCACATCCGTTCCGACTACACCTTCACCAACCCCCTGCTCCGCGACAAGTTCCTGCGGGTATGGAAGGAAGGCGATGAAGTGAAAACGGCCTGGCGCGACCGCCTCATCTGA